A part of Candidatus Binatia bacterium genomic DNA contains:
- the apaG gene encoding Co2+/Mg2+ efflux protein ApaG, translating into MPTAVTEGVRVTVESTYLEEHSAPEENRYAFAYFVTIANEGSPRVQLRRRHWIITDGNGKVEEVEGPGVVGEQPVLDPGDTHRYTSGAVISTPVGTMEGSYEMHDVEGRVFRAKIPRFSLRMPGVVQ; encoded by the coding sequence GTGCCTACCGCGGTGACCGAAGGCGTTCGGGTGACGGTCGAGTCGACCTACCTCGAGGAGCACTCCGCGCCCGAAGAGAACCGCTACGCGTTCGCCTACTTCGTCACGATCGCGAACGAGGGCTCGCCGCGCGTCCAGCTGCGCCGTCGGCACTGGATCATCACCGACGGCAACGGCAAGGTCGAGGAGGTCGAGGGCCCCGGCGTCGTCGGCGAGCAGCCGGTGCTCGATCCCGGCGACACGCACCGCTACACGAGCGGCGCCGTCATCTCGACGCCGGTCGGGACGATGGAAGGCTCGTACGAGATGCACGACGTCGAGGGCCGCGTCTTCCGGGCGAAGATCCCGCGCTTCAGCCTGCGGATGCCGGGCGTCGTGCAGTAG
- a CDS encoding PadR family transcriptional regulator, with product MALRFAILALLSEQPMHGYAVRVALDERCVGLCEPDDGEVYRVLAALRRDGLVALTETAGSASGSRRRRKVYRVTGAGRDALRAWLLSVPESGQRARDELPLRLLLAERCAAELLSRIVDRYAEHGQAVLEELVALRRPDRPPKTFGALVRALHLETEIRVARADLEAMDLWRAALARFREAQGAQSEAASLARERRR from the coding sequence ATGGCGCTCCGGTTCGCAATCCTCGCCCTGCTGAGCGAGCAGCCGATGCACGGCTACGCGGTCCGCGTGGCGCTCGACGAGCGCTGCGTGGGTCTGTGCGAGCCGGACGACGGCGAGGTCTACCGCGTGCTCGCGGCGCTGCGCCGCGACGGCCTGGTGGCGCTGACCGAGACCGCCGGGTCGGCGAGCGGCAGCCGCAGACGGCGCAAGGTCTACCGCGTCACGGGCGCGGGACGGGACGCGCTGCGCGCCTGGCTGCTCTCGGTTCCCGAGTCCGGGCAGCGGGCGCGCGACGAGCTGCCGTTGCGCCTGCTGCTCGCCGAGCGCTGCGCCGCGGAGCTGCTGTCGCGGATCGTCGACCGGTACGCGGAGCACGGGCAGGCGGTGCTCGAGGAGCTGGTCGCGCTGCGCCGCCCCGACCGGCCGCCGAAGACCTTCGGCGCGCTGGTGCGCGCGCTGCACCTCGAGACGGAGATCCGGGTCGCACGCGCCGACCTCGAGGCGATGGATCTGTGGCGGGCGGCGCTGGCGCGCTTCCGCGAGGCTCAAGGAGCGCAGTCGGAGGCGGCTTCGCTGGCGCGCGAGCGCAGGCGCTGA